In Phaseolus vulgaris cultivar G19833 chromosome 7, P. vulgaris v2.0, whole genome shotgun sequence, the genomic stretch AGCAAAAAAGCAGTGGTTAACATTAATCTAAGATTGGTAAAGGCTCTCCATTCAGACATCAGCTTCCAAATTTCCCTGGATCATTGAGAAGATAACAGAATGCAGAATGAGGATTTcacagagaaaaagaaaatgctGAAGAATAAAAACACCCTCTAATTTTCATCAACAATTTTTTGTTTACTATGACTCTGAAACTGAATAAACCAAGGGGAAGTGGTTACTTTTTGATTGAGATGCTAAAATTATTTACTTTGAGTTTTACATGTACACACGTGCCATCCGCCGCTACCTAAAAGGCTGAATATGAAGAGGATTAGGTTCGAAGTTGGACCAGTGAAATGAAATCACATTCCCTATCCCTACCCCCACCGAATTTTAGTCCTTGTGAACATAGTGCCTATTTGTTACACTTGCCATTTGCCCTTTGTGCTTTAAAATTTTGGCGCTTTCTGTCCCTTTTTCAACTCCATGTCCCATGAAGTAAAGCTTAGGCAAGAATAAAAGGAAAGTAGACTCCAGGATAGTACTACAATATTCCTCATTTGAAGATCCAAGACAGATACTCTCCCTCTCTTCCTCCTCCAATTGCTACCAATGGAATATGAACGTAGTCCTCTTTCCTGGGAATTCCACTACCAAGAAGAGGTCACACACATCTACTTTTCCAAATGCTTTGTTTAATATCTTTTCCTATTTACTTAGTAGTATTGTATCATTTCTGAACTAGCAGGGGTTGGAAGACTTGAAACATTCTCTTCTGTACACAACCTTGGAGCTAGAAGCAACAATTGCATCAGCTAAGGAGGAGATTACCAGAAGAGAATGTGATTTGATCCATGTCAATGACCTTTTAAGCAGGGTCACCAAGGAGAGAGATGAAGCTCAAGCAAAATGCCAGAAGCTAATGCTGGAAAAACTAGAGCTCCAACAACAACTTCAGCAGAAGCAACAGCTGGAACAGCATCAGCACCAGAACCAGCAACAACTTGGTCAGACACATCAAAGAGATACCACATCACAGAGTGAAGAAGAGCTGCAAGAAGGGTTCTCTGAAAAGCACTCTATGCCAGCTGCTTCTTCTGACTGTGAAGAAAGTAGCATGCCCTCTTCTGGTGGAAGTTCAACCCCACATCCAACACCACTGCAAGTAGTCCTTGAATTAGCAGAAAAGAAACCATTGCCTGAAAAAGGGAAACTCTTAAAGGCAGTGGTAGAAGCTGGACCACTGCTTCAGACCCTTCTCTTGGCTGGACCACTCCCACAGTGGCAGCACCCTCCTCCACAGCTTAACTCCATTGAGATCCCTCCTGTGGCCATTTCACCTCAAGACTCTTCCAAAAGCACTTTCCATTTCAATAAGAAGAGGGACCTGGTCCTCTCTGCGGTCACTGATTGTCCAGTTTCAAAGAGTAGAAAGGTCATCACTCAGCACTTGCCAACACCTACCACTGCTTCACATAATTCCCTATCACACCCATCCTTTTCATAATGGTTTCATCtgcataacaaatcacagtGAAACAGGTGTCCAATGTGCATCCCCTCATCTTTGTCCTCTTATCAACAAACTCTGACCTACTTTACTATGCTGGAAAAAAAATCTTGATTTTAGTGTTTAAAATTTTCTCTAATCTTATCTTATTATGTATATATGAGAGCTAAGTTCTCACAAAATTGATGGGAATTAAGTAGCCTCCTCCATGTCATGACACAGTTTTGTACTTTGGTAGATAGATATTAGAGGGTGATGTAACCAGGCTTCAAATGGCTTAACTTTTAATTAAAGGCTATTGTTCTGCTACTGTTATTTCTCTTAAGCTGTTGCTTTCTTTGCTTAGTACAATAATGATGGTTCAGTATGAGCAACCAAGCAATCATATATTttccaagaatttttcttttccatgaaGCACACTTCATTCAATGTTAGTGTCTGCCATTAAAACAGCACCTAATTTGGCTCCCCATCATGAAGAATGGATGTTGCTCACACCTGGCCAAATAACTTCAATAAACTATTTTAAGGACTTCAATAAATTACAAATCTTCAAATCATTaactgttttttgttttctttgttaaacacaagttaaataaaatattgggAAATTTTTCTTCAGTTATCTAAGGCCCTGAATAAAGCAAGCTAAATAATATGTgtggaaagaaaaggaaaagaagaacaaaaataaaGAGATTTTGGGATGAGTAGAAGTTACAGTCAAACAGTGTTGATTTCACATGGAGCATGGGTGTGCCTGAACCACTAAACCCAATCAGTCAATGAGAATAATTAATAGCATATAACATGAGGCAAATGCTGATAAgtattttataacaaaaatataaaaaaaataatctattatattaaaagacataataataatgaattttgatttgttaaaattattatagaaaAGATTTGAGAAGATGTATTGAATATAGAATGTGATTAAGAGATTTGATTAAGGGGAGAGTAATTAATATGATGGAGTGCAGATGCAATGAGAAGAAGATCTACTTAATCGGCCCCGCTTAATCTGCAGAACATGGCATTAGTATGGAATTCCACGTAGACATCTACGGTGGCAGACTATTCATGACTCGTGGACCACACATCtccatttttaaaaaacaattatccATTATGttatcttaattttaatatagttttaCTGTGAATTAAACATGAATTTGATTGATTtctttatttcaatattttatttt encodes the following:
- the LOC137828560 gene encoding uncharacterized protein — encoded protein: MEYERSPLSWEFHYQEEGLEDLKHSLLYTTLELEATIASAKEEITRRECDLIHVNDLLSRVTKERDEAQAKCQKLMLEKLELQQQLQQKQQLEQHQHQNQQQLGQTHQRDTTSQSEEELQEGFSEKHSMPAASSDCEESSMPSSGGSSTPHPTPLQVVLELAEKKPLPEKGKLLKAVVEAGPLLQTLLLAGPLPQWQHPPPQLNSIEIPPVAISPQDSSKSTFHFNKKRDLVLSAVTDCPVSKSRKVITQHLPTPTTASHNSLSHPSFS